From Pagrus major chromosome 9, Pma_NU_1.0, the proteins below share one genomic window:
- the slc4a10b gene encoding sodium-driven chloride bicarbonate exchanger, with product MDTADQGAQIEPLLPTVNSSFGSSVGRRSLRSDDEAVVDRGGTRSQQGTNFEKEDLEGHRTLYIGVHVPLGSTRHRSHRRHRHHGNKHKKRISERAPTLVEGRESPLYDTPSQRVQFLLGTEDDDEEHIPHDLFTEMDEICLRDGEDSEWRESARWLKFEEDVEDGGERWSKPYVATLSLHSLFELRSCIINSTVLLDMRANSIEEIADMVLDHQELYAPLGDVLRKKVRETLLKQHHHQNQKKLANRLPIVRSLADMGRRASELHLDKNDQMSSSQSQLAGPDGKGDASRDNSSVDFSKIDLHFMKKIPQGAEACNVLVGELEFLNKPVVAFVRLSPAVLLSGLAEVPIATRFLFILLGPLGRGPQYHEIGRSIATLMTDEVFHDVAYKAKDRNDLIAGIDEFLDQVTVLPPGEWDPSIRIEPPKNVPSQEGRKKSNVLPNGLVEGEEEEEEDGHGGPELQRTGRWFGGLLLDIKRKAPHYLSDYTDAFSLQCVASFLFLYCACMSPVITFGGLLGEATEGRISAIESLFGASLTGIAYSLFAGQPLTILGSTGPVLVFEKILFKFCKEYGLSYLSLRTCIGLWTAFLCIMLVATDASSLVCYITRFTEEAFASLICIIFIYEALEKLIHLGDHYPFNKNNNLDKLTMYSCSCVEPSDPTNATLKYWEVTNVTASEIYWEALEVKDCIEKRGEFVGSACGLKGPYVPDVLFWCVILFFSTVIMSAFLKNFKFSNYFPTKVRSIISDFAVFFTILTMVLVDYALGIPSPKLKVPSVFKPTRDDRGWFINPLGPNPWWTAVITVVPALLCTILIFMDQQITAVIINRKEHKLKKGCGYHLDLFMVGVMLGVCSLMGLPWFVAATVLSITHVNSLKLESECSAPGEQPKFLGIREQRFTGLMIFTLMGCSVFMTSVLKFIPMPVLYGVFLYMGASSLKGIQFYDRLRLFGMPAKHQPDFIYLRHVPLRKVHLFTIIQLTCLVMLWVIKTSKAAIVFPMMVLALVFIRKLMDCFFTKRELSWLDDLMPESKKKKLEDAEEEEEQSIVAEDDGGVQVPLEGYKGIPVINITDEMSKGSFGNTWNAHS from the exons AGGAGTGATGATGAGGCCGTGGTGGACCGAGGAGGAACGCGAAGCCAACAGGGAACTAACTTTGAGAAAGAAGATCTTGAAG GCCACAGGACTCTCTACATCGGGGTCCACGTCCCGTTGGGCAGCACCAGGCACCGCAGCCATCGCAGGCAccgtcaccatggcaacaaacACAAGAAGAGGATCAGTGAGCGGGCCCCAACCTTGGTGGAGGGTAGAGAGTCTCCTCTTTACG ACACTCCCTCCCAGAGAGTGCAGTTCCTGCTCGGcactgaggatgatgatgaggagcaCATTCCTCATGACCTCTTCACAGAGATGGATGAAATCTGTCTGAGGGATGGAGAGGATTCAGAGTGGAGGGAAAGTGCCAG GTGGCTGAAGTTCGAGGAGGATGTAGAGGACGGGGGAGAACGTTGGAGCAAACCCTATGTAGCCACTCTGTCTCTACACAGCCTGTTTGAGCTGCGGAGCTGCATTATCAACAGCACCGTGCTGCTCGACATGAGGGCGAATAGCATTGAAGAGATTGCAG ACATGGTCTTGGACCACCAGGAGTTATACGCACCTCTGGGAGATGTGCTCAGAAAGAAAGTGCGGGAAACCTTACTGAAGCAGCATCATCACCAGAACCAGAAGAAGCTGGCTAACCGCCTGCCGATTGTACGCTCACTTGCCGACATGGGTCGACGGGCATCGGAGCTCCACCTGGACAAGAATG ATCAGATGTCGTCCTCCCAATCTCAGTTAGCAGGTCCAGATGGAAAAGGCGACGCCAGTAGAGATAACAGTTCTGTGGACTTTAGCAAG ATAGACCTTCATTTCATGAAGAAGATCCCGCAAGGGGCCGAGGCCTGTAACGTCTTAGTGGGAGAGCTGGAGTTTCTGAACAAGCCGGTGGTGGCGTTCGTACGTCTGTCGCCGGCGGTCCTGCTCAGTGGGCTGGCAGAAGTCCCCATCGCCACAAG GTTTCTGTTCATTCTTTTAGGGCCTTTGGGCAGAGGGCCTCAGTATCATGAGATCGGACGGTCCATTGCAACTCTTATGACCGATGAG GTTTTCCATGATGTTGCCTATAAAGCTAAAGACCGCAACGATCTGATCGCTGGGATCGATGAATTTCTCGATCAAGTGACCGTCCTGCCACCGGGAGAGTGGGACCCCTCCATACGGATAGAGCCACCGAAAAATGTACCTTCACAG gaggggaggaagaagagtAACGTTTTACCAAATGGATTAGTAGagggtgaagaagaggaggaggaagatgggcACGGGGGTCCAGAACTGCAGCGGACCGGAAG GTGGTTTGGCGGCCTCCTCCTAGACATCAAGCGCAAGGCGCCCCACTACCTGTCCGACTACACTGACGCGttcagtttacagtgtgtggcctctttcctcttcctctactGTGCCTGCATGTCCCCTGTCATCACCTTCGGAGGACTACTGGGCGAGGCAACAGAAGGACGCATA AGTGCAATTGAGTCGCTGTTCGGAGCCTCGCTGACTGGAATCGCCTATTCCCTGTTCGCCGGGCAGCCGCTCACCATTCTGGGCAGCACGGGGCCGGTGCTCGTGTTTGAAAAGATATTATTCAAATTCTGCAA GGAGTATGGCTTGTCCTATCTGTCGCTGAGGACCTGCATCGGTCTGTGGACGGCTTTCCTCTGCATCATGCTGGTGGCTACAGACGCCAGTTCCCTCGTTTGTTACATCACACGTTTCACAGAGGAAGCCTTCGCCTCGCTCATCTGCATCATCTTCATCTACGAGGCCTTGGAGAAACTCATCCACCTGGGGGACCACTATCCCTTCAACAAGAACAACAACCTGGACAAACTCACCATGTACTC ATGTTCATGCGTCGAACCCTCCGACCCCACCAATGCTACTCTGAAGTATTGGGAGGTCACCAATGTCACCGCCTCAGAAATCTACTGGGAAGCGCTGGAGGTCAAG GACTGTATTGAGAAGCGTGGGGAGTTTGTGGGCAGTGCCTGCGGCCTCAAAGGGCCCTACGTTCCTGACGTCCTCTTCTGGTGTGTCATTCTCTTCTTTTCCACCGTCATCATGTCCGCCTTCCTCAAGAACTTCAAGTTCAGCAATTACTTTCCCACAAAG GTGAGGTCAATCATCAGTGACTTTGCCGTCTTCTTCACCATCCTTACCATGGTCCTAGTCGACTACGCCTTAGGGATCCCCTCCCCAAAACTAAAGGTTCCCAGCGTGTTTAAG ccaACCAGAGATGATCGAGGTTGGTTCATCAACCCTCTGGGGCCGAACCCCTGGTGGACCGCAGTCATTACGGTGGTCCCAGCTCTGCTTTGTACCATCCTCATCTTCATGGACCAGCAGATCACAGCCGTCATTATCAACCGGAAGGAGCACAAACTCAAG AAAGGCTGTGGGTACCACCTGGATCTGTTCATGGTGGGGGTCATGCTTGGCGTGTGCTCTCTGATGGGCTTGCCCTGGTTCGTGGCTGCCACCGTCCTCTCCATCACCCACGTCAACAGCCTGAAGCTCGAGTCGGAGTGCTCGGCTCCCGGGGAGCAGCCGAAGTTCCTCGGCATCAGAGAGCAGCGCTTCACCGGCCTCATGATCTTCACCCTGATGGGCTGCTCCGTCTTCATGACGTCTGTGCTGAAG TTCATTCCCATGCCTGTCTTGTATGGAGTGTTCCTGTACATGGGAGCATCGTCTCTCAAAGGCATTCAG TTCTACGACCGTCTGAGACTGTTCGGGATGCCGGCTAAGCACCAGCCAGACTTCATCTATCTACGACACGTACCTCTGAGGAAGGTGCACCTCTTCACCATCATCCAGCTCACCTGTTTGGTTATGCTCTGGGTCATCAAGACCTCCAAGGCAGCCATTGTTTTTCCCATGATG GTGTTGGCTCTGGTGTTCATCAGGAAGCTGATGGACTGTTTCTTCACCAAGAGAGAGCTGAGCTGGCTGGACGATCTCATGCCagagagcaagaagaagaagcttgAAGATGCTGAAGAG gaggaggagcagagtaTAGTGGCAGAAGATGACGGAGGAGTGCAAGTGCCATTAGAAGGGTACAA AGGGATACCCGTCATCAATATCACAGATGAGATGTCAAAAGGTTCCTTTGGAAACACTTGGAATGCCCACAGCTAA